Below is a genomic region from Castanea sativa cultivar Marrone di Chiusa Pesio chromosome 2, ASM4071231v1.
ATATATAATGTAACAAATATATGAAACCACTCTTTTATAATATGAGATTTGTCCTTACGTGAGATCCACCCATATCAGAgacatatatatacatgataTACAATaatctttttcctttctcacacgttttttttctttcttctaaacAAGCAACACCAAGCTTATCCAGGCCTAAACCCTAAACTGGCTCCAATAATTTTGTTATCTAATTTCCTGCActttcatcttaaaaaaaaacctacactTCTGACTTTAGAAAAGAACACCTTTCttgacaataattaaaaaaaaattaaaataaagagcTTAAAATAGAATTCTTAAACGtacttaattaaaattaataaattacaagtCTAACAACaataaacttaaaattatactaaaaaaagaaaaaaaaaacacttaaaatggTTTCTAATATTAGGTTTTTGttaacctcaaaaaaaaaaaaaaaaaaaaaatatatatatatatatatatatatatatatatatattaggttttTGTCGCCGTCCCTAATTGAGATGCCAGACTggatttccaaaaaaaaaaaattcgactATAACACCCAAAACCGACTTATCGATCATGAATTATGATTACTGGTACATTATAACTCTATCCATCCAACATTTCTCCactttcttatatgttttttttataattattatttgagaggtgctacgtccacaacatttttacaatatttttacaacaaatcataggtggttagttgttattggttcaaatttgaacctaacactaagattacttttttgccccaacaataacaaccagtaacatcctgtcacttagaatttgttataaaaatattgtaaaaatgttgtggacatatcatttctcttattaTTTTAAAGGGGCAATATGTTAAAACTACAGTCAATGTTAATTTACACATGACAATTAATAAATGGAAATTTCCTAAAGGTTGAACCTTGGCGTGGAAAAATAGAACCCAATAGAGAATGAAGAAcggtacacacacacacttaaatGCTTGGTAGTGGGAAGTTGGTCTGAGGTGACAGCTCCAACTCATGATCAACATCAACATGTCTACAGTACAGTGTGCAAATGAATGTGTAAATGGCCCCATTACAGAGAACAAGTTCCTCGCATGCTCTATGTCCCCATCTCTCACATGCAAACCCATGAATTTTCCATCATCTAACATGTGAATTAGGTCTCAATTCTCATTACTGCCTCTATTTCATTTTCAGGTTCCCATAGCCATGAAAGAGTACCACGGACATGTTATGTGTGGAAAGCGATCATCATTTAATTCTTGCCTAACACCAATAGGGCATTTGGACTCAGGCCTCATGGGAATTGAGTTTTAGTGTTTATGTTCCGCATGGTGCTGATAAtaaattctcttttctttttcttttttcctggtGGATGGTGTTGGTTTTATACGGTGTGGTTTTTCATAACTAGAAAATGTGTAGTGTTCAAGTTTTTGCCTTATCTTAAAGCATACTCATCACAAAGAAGGGAGAATCCCTTGAATGCCCAAATGTCAAGTTTCACTTTTCTCCTCGTATAAATTGGAAAAGAGAATTTACAACACTCATAGCATATATAGGTCATCacaatttttgtgtttgatttatAAAATCTAAGGCAAATTGACAAACTTTAACAGTGGAGCATCATTTTGGTAAGACCATAAAGGTAAAAAGGGTCATGATGTTAGTTAATGACTTAATGGCATGTGGGTTTGCCGGTGCGCACATGGAAGAATCACAGATGCCGGCAGATTGCCAGATGAggataataataattttcaagacAATAACAAATTGCACAACCAAAAGTAAAAGATTGCTTTCATTGCCAAAGAAAAAGCTACAagtaaaagagagaaacatCACTGCTATTTGCTATCATCTGTAACAAAGTTTTCCCGTAACTCCAAGTTTGACATTCATACTATTGCGTGTATGACTAGACAAAAcaaagagtaaaaataaaaaataaaatagtaattaaggaaaaaaaaaaggtgggggCAAAGAAAAGCACAAATCATTCAAACCCTATAAACTCAAAAGACAGAATAGTATGGAGGGACCAAGACAGAGACACTGGAAAGAGACAGATGGACAAGTGGTGGTTAAAGTTGAGGACTGAGGCGACGAAGCAGAGGAGAGGAGGAGAATGAGGAAAACAAATGAACAACGCTTCCGCACCTGCTCCTAAATTGGCATTTGTGTTTAGCAGTTGAAGCAGGCCGAGGTTGAGCGATAAAAGATTGACAAACCAGAATGAGGGATATAGTTTCAACAATATTTACTGACATGTGTAAAAAATGTACACTTGCCAAAAATATGGTGAAACagaaagatgaaaagaaaacaatggaTGATGGATATATTGGGTAGTGCTGTAATGtagtaaattttgaaaatcaaacaaattaagTAAAAATGGGTTTTCTTTGGCCAATTTAATTGACTGAGATACACTACTACTAGCACTGGTGGCCTCTACGGCAAGGAAGTGCACCAGAACCGGAAGTAATGGAAGCGACCATAGAAGAAGACTTGGCTCCCAAGCTAGAGGCCCTAGCATAACTGGCTGAAGCTCCAGCTCCTGATGGAGTGAAGTAGGCACCATTCAACATCATATCTCCCTCTGACCTCCAATTCCAGCCCTTCCACTGGGTTGCAGCGGTTTCCACCCTCTTAGTCACCTGCACAAATCAATAATAAATCCAGTACACGCTGCTTGCTTAGTTCTAAATTGCAATGACAAAACCATAGAGACTAATAACAGCAAGAGTTTATGAATTATATGGCACCTCTTTTGCAAAAGGGTTTGTTGGTGCTGCATATCTGTTGCCCTGGCTATTGATGGTAGGATTTGCACTTCCACCAATGGCATACATCTCCCAGTGAGTGTAGTCATTGTTCACAACATGGAAGTACCCATGTCTACACCTGCATTATTAATCATGGATTGCTTTCTTGTCAGATTAATTTAAAACTTTATAAAACAACCAAGCCAAGTTATTATAAACAGAGTCATCCTTTGTTTCTTTCAGGAGTAAATTCATGTTCCAGCCATTTGCAACTAAATCATACTtcagaaaattgattttttcattGAAGTTGGACAGAAAGGTCTGTTATATGAAAAGCAGCAGAAGTTATTATTACCTAGGCATTCTCTGAATAAGTCCCTCTCCAAAATGGTTGTATGCGATGGTCACTTGCATTTGCTTGTCTCGTGTGTAAGAATCACTATGGCCCAACAGCATCACCTGTTTTTCCGGCACATTTAATGACAGTGtcagtctttttttcttttttcttttttccaattaaCAAAACTCGTTAattcttgaagaaaaagagTTAAGGAGATCGAAATGATGCAGAGTAAACGCACCTCATTGTGGTGGGTGAAATGGTTGTTGGAAATGGTAATTGAAGTTGAGCCCATGACAGCATCAACAAGGCCATCAGCACATTTAGAAAGAGAATTGTGATCAACCCATATGTGACTTGAACCAAAAATGGAAACACCATCCCCATCAGCCATAGTCCTCCACCCATAATGACTTGGAGAGCTCCTCACCAAGGCATTGCCAGTAGGCTTGCAGTCATGGATGTGTAAACCATGAACGATAATATTAGTGACATACTGGATAGTGATGCAAGCACCATTAGCAATGTGGACATTGACCCCACGACCATCAATGGTCTTAAAGCTGTTCATGATGAGCTCCTGCTTCAATTGAATCACCATGTCCCTCTTGAACACAATCCAAAGAGGCTCTTCCTGGATAACAGCATGGCGCAATGTGCCAGGCCTGGGGTTCACAGGGTCATCATCACCGGGGTCAGTCACCACATAGAAGCGTCCATCGCGGCCACCAATGGCGTTTCTGCCAAATCCAATGCCGCAGTCTGCAAGGCGCTTGCGGTTTTTGTGCCAGTTTGGATCACAACGCCAGCAGTCGTCAATGGGATTACCAGTTCCACATGAGAAGAAGCCTAGCTTCCTTCTTTCAGTACTGTTGCGGATGCTCctgcatatatatatgtatatgccATATCAGCCATCCATCCATCCATCCATCCATCAAACACGTATACCATATTAATTTCCAATGTTATGTTATTAATTAGTTACATTACATTAATGTATTGCTGGTACATTCAGATATGCATTATACATTTTGTACTATTATAATTGCTAGTATGTGAAATGAAAAAACTAGTAAGTCCAATATGGTGTGTCGGTGAAGGTAAATTTCTCCTATATGAGCTGTGTAGAGGCACAGTATACACcgacaaaaaaacaaaaaaactagtAACAACTAGTTTTGTCAATTAGTGAGGCAATTGGGTCTTTTTCAGCATAACGGATATAACTTTTCTGTCCTAATTTTGGAATGGAAGCAAGTCGGCACATGGGTTAAGCTATTACAACACTATACGGATCCCACATCCATAGGACATAGCAATTGCAGAAAATCTTTAAAATTCACAGGTTACTGAATGTaccatattaattttattactgTTATCATTGAATTGAGGAGTTTATTATATGATATAGATATTTCTTCACACTTACAAACATGTCACATCCACacttaaaaacaatataaagtATTGTGtctcaataaataaaaacaaacaatataAAGTTACTTtccaattaaattacaaaacatgatgattaaaatttagaaaGGCAATTGATTCAGGTAAAATAATGAGAGGCATTTTGATTTAACAAAGCGTAGGTGTGTCCAAAAACAGCTACGGATATAtcatatacaaatacaattgGGTATGACTACAAGGATTGTACCTTTACGTACTACGAGTGGtacaaaattggaaaaaaggaaagagacatatataagaatttatTTCCGTGAAACATGGATCTCGCTCTCTCTCATACACCATAAGCGCATGTGATATTAGTATAATATTATAGTGTGAAAAAGATCATGGTAAAGTCAGGATCAGGAATGTAACAGATAAAGATCATGTATTTCATTCTTAGCAAAGTTCAAAAAATGACAAGGGTATTTAAGGAAGATTGTTCAAAATACAGATACTTgcaaaaaatcccaaaatgaaaaaaagagttattGGGGGGGGTTACAGAAATAGCAAATGGGGGTCAATTGAATCTAGGTAGGGttggtttattaatttatgAAGGGCAGCTCGTAATAACAAATTATCATACCCCTCAATTACCTACCCTACCCCAAAAAGCAACATATTCAGTACCAAAAACTCTTATAGTGTAAGAGTGAGAACTTACATGTCAACCATTGAAGCAATCTCTTCTGGGTTATCCACTGCATGCTCATTCTTGCCCTCAACTTTTTCCAAACTGAAATAACCAAAACCAACAACAgtacataataaataataattaccaAACCCACGACAAAAAATAACTTCCACATGTCGAAAACTTATCGGGTTGCATAAATGTACCTTCGACGAATTAATAACTTacccactactactactactactactacattAACAAAAACCGAAGTAAATaaacacacaccaaaaaatatatatattttgggatAGTGAAGTTAATACCAAAACCAATGAAGGGGTATTTTGGATAAAGAAATAGAGAGGAAAATGACAGAAGAACACGTGTCAATAAGATAGAGCGAGTAGAACGATAAAATCGAAATGGACACGGTTACATAAAGTACAGTCGACAGAGACCATGTTAGTGTTGGCGCACGACGCTCAAGACTCAAGAGCACTCCCTCATTCACTATTCCAGTAAAACcgttaaaattaatatttaaaatatatatatatatatatatatatcagtttcTACAGAGAGAAACCATTtttctagagagagaaaaaaaattgagaagacTAGTCGTCGGcgggaaaatgaaaaaaatgaaaatctcaCTAAAAATAAACGTAAAAGACCTCGCTATCCACataaggattttttattttttatttttgactcCATATTCGAACATATTAGTAGGAAATTATGGGCATTGTGTGAGGGTATTTCTGGAAATAAGagattatttctcttttctcatACTGGGTGACCTACAAGGGTTTGTTATTCTCAGCATCCAAAGAACCAACGTAACGGAACAAACGATCCAGATCTAGGGATCCGGATCTCAACGGCTGAGATTCTTATTTGCTGTTGGATAAGACTGTACCATACCAAGATATTTATCCAACGGTTAAAAAACACACTATGGGTCTAAAGCAACGGCTCAGATCGGTTAAGCAAAAGCAAATAACGTTGTTTTTGTACTGTGTACGTAcatagctctttttttttacagatCGTTCCTTCCTACTAAAAAGTTAAATAGATTAGGCACTGTGACTGTAGTACTGACCTCGACGCCATTGTTGAATTGCTTGAGCTTTGCACTTGTTCTTTTTCCACTTCCACATTGCTGTAAAAACGCAAAacacataaaacaaaatttagtgAAATACTAAAGTAGGACGGTGAATTTGCAAGTCAGAACAgttttaatctctctctctctctctctctctctctcttaaagtAGGAATGTGAGGGaggaggacgccattattgccaCGTAAGCTAGCTCTATATGTTTGTGAGCTACTTTTCCTTAAAGAGAAATATGGTACAATAAATGAGGAGCAGAGCTAACATTTACTACTATTGAAAACCTCGAAAAGAGCCTAGAATTTTCACAGTTCTTGGTATCCAAAAATCACAAATGTTCCCAAATTAGAAGAAGTGGTCGAAAATCGAACACAGAACAAGCTCAGCTTCTCATGAAATACAGTTCAaaatttcagagagagagagagtcattaCCTAGTTTCCGAGATCTGGTCGTTCCGTACCTTCGCTATTGTCCCAACGAACAACACCAACACAACCACCAAGCAAAGACCAACCCATTTCATAGACACCGCCATTGTTAATGTTACCACtgctttctcactctctctctctctctctttctctctctctgtgtctgtagaagaagaagaagaagaaaaagacacgGATACAGAGGATAAAAAAGCAGAGctaaaagaagagaagaaaagaaagaagagcaGGTGAGAGAGTCAGAGGATGAGCCCCAATGTAACGGCCTCTTTATAGATTGAGCAACACTAACCCcaccaaaatataaataaataattttttttttttattaaataaattgaagAGGATCACCATAagcataaaatgaaaaaaaaaacaaaacaaaagctttTCCTGCCGTTAACTAACTAttcgtttttattttgtttggttatgACTCTGGTTGAGGCTTACCTCACGGAGTTAACTAACTCGACCTTGGTTAGGTTTCACTAACTCCACCCTTATGGAACCTTTCTTGATTCTTGCTTCACGTAACTATATATGCAGCTTAAGCAAAGCGTGTAGTAGCAAAATTTGTAACACACAGTTATTATAATTATTCTACAAAACTTAAGTAGTCTTTATAGGAAGCAATTTACTcattttaagagagagagaaaaaaaaaaaaaaaaaaaaaaccctacttctacaaataaaaatgaaaagagtcTTAGCTCAACTTGAAAAGTGAATTAAaatcctaattcttctaggaaaaagacaaaataacataaaataataaataaataaaaatttctctcTTAACCAATAAATATGTATAACCACCGCATACtcttggtgcgatagtcactcttcaagtataagtgtttgtagggTGTGGAGGGCAAGCAGGGTTGGCCCTAGACATTTTGAGGCCTAAGGCGAGAACTAAAAAtggagcctttttttttatacttatataataattaaattaatatttatttaatatttttatattataatatatttaatttaaaatctatttttcttatcttttgagatgcaaattgactaattaaatttttgtattcaagttcttctaatatctcatttttaattgataatatagctaatccacttaatctttctATAGACATTGTCTatcttagatatgattttattaattttaattttgaaaaaacttcTTTCTGCAGAAGCTACTGTAACAAGTATTGTTAGTAAAATCCTATAAGCAATGCATGTATTTGgaaatgaatttaatttttttgtataatttagtATGTCAAGTGGAGTataatcttttatttgtaaaatttcttttaaaacctttaactctgaaaataaatcta
It encodes:
- the LOC142624394 gene encoding putative pectate lyase 8, translated to MAVSMKWVGLCLVVVLVLFVGTIAKVRNDQISETSNVEVEKEQVQSSSNSTMASSLEKVEGKNEHAVDNPEEIASMVDMSIRNSTERRKLGFFSCGTGNPIDDCWRCDPNWHKNRKRLADCGIGFGRNAIGGRDGRFYVVTDPGDDDPVNPRPGTLRHAVIQEEPLWIVFKRDMVIQLKQELIMNSFKTIDGRGVNVHIANGACITIQYVTNIIVHGLHIHDCKPTGNALVRSSPSHYGWRTMADGDGVSIFGSSHIWVDHNSLSKCADGLVDAVMGSTSITISNNHFTHHNEVMLLGHSDSYTRDKQMQVTIAYNHFGEGLIQRMPRCRHGYFHVVNNDYTHWEMYAIGGSANPTINSQGNRYAAPTNPFAKEVTKRVETAATQWKGWNWRSEGDMMLNGAYFTPSGAGASASYARASSLGAKSSSMVASITSGSGALPCRRGHQC